One Halostagnicola kamekurae DNA segment encodes these proteins:
- a CDS encoding CocE/NonD family hydrolase: MHLDSHTRLRRRRLLLLLGAGATTGIAGCFESEETSEGPVDGRTESNVMIEMRDGVELATDIYRPAADGEYPALLMRTPYNKAEESIPAGTDIAVENGYAVVLQDVRGRFDSDGTFDPFVFEAEDGYDTIEWIADRSWSDGQVGMLGSSYVGMTTWQAALADPPALEAIAPMITPSDYYEHIKYPSGAFELASAFGWTMQVISQGMEGGQLEDADPEAIETFTEEVAANPMEYMRYRPLEEIPSFDELAPYWHDWHQHSTYDEFWAELDVTKGIDGVDLPVLHAGGWYDIFLTGHTEVYRSIQDDGSERMRENHHMIIGPWDHLTFGTSETTVGDRDFGDQSASTMVSERILPWFDHHLKGEETGATRYPDVEYFQMGDDEWREDTRWPPDHEPTTYFLTSDDGANSRHGDGKLTESSVKSGSTVDSYEYDPTDPVPSVGGPVLNPAVVPPGVRDQSTVEERADVLVYTSEALPEPVSVAGQPSVALFASSSAPDTDFTAKLVDVEPDGYAANITEGVVRARYRESLEDPSFMTPGTVYEFDLDLWPTAHTFAQGHRIRLELSSSNFPRFDRNPNAEIDEISKATEDDVQSATQQVLHDEDRRSRLTLPVVD; this comes from the coding sequence ATGCATTTAGACAGCCACACGCGTCTGCGTCGACGCCGATTACTGCTGTTGCTCGGTGCCGGAGCGACGACGGGAATCGCCGGATGCTTCGAATCCGAGGAGACGTCCGAGGGCCCGGTAGACGGACGGACCGAATCGAACGTCATGATCGAGATGCGCGACGGCGTGGAACTCGCGACGGATATCTATCGACCGGCGGCCGACGGCGAGTATCCGGCCCTGCTGATGCGAACGCCCTACAACAAAGCCGAGGAAAGTATCCCTGCCGGGACCGACATCGCAGTCGAGAACGGGTATGCCGTCGTTTTACAGGACGTCCGTGGCCGATTCGATTCGGACGGGACGTTCGATCCGTTCGTCTTCGAAGCCGAAGACGGATACGATACGATCGAGTGGATCGCCGACCGATCGTGGAGCGACGGACAGGTCGGCATGCTGGGCAGTTCCTACGTCGGAATGACGACCTGGCAGGCGGCGTTGGCCGACCCGCCGGCCCTCGAGGCGATCGCTCCGATGATCACACCCAGCGATTACTACGAACACATCAAGTATCCCAGCGGCGCGTTCGAACTCGCCAGTGCGTTCGGGTGGACGATGCAGGTCATCTCTCAGGGAATGGAGGGCGGCCAACTCGAGGACGCCGATCCGGAAGCGATCGAGACGTTCACCGAGGAGGTCGCCGCGAATCCGATGGAGTACATGCGATACCGTCCCCTCGAGGAGATACCCAGCTTCGACGAACTCGCACCGTACTGGCACGACTGGCACCAGCACTCGACGTACGACGAGTTCTGGGCGGAACTCGACGTCACGAAGGGGATCGACGGCGTCGATCTCCCGGTCTTACACGCCGGCGGCTGGTACGATATCTTCTTGACCGGCCATACCGAGGTGTATCGCTCGATTCAGGACGACGGTAGCGAACGGATGCGCGAAAACCACCACATGATAATCGGCCCGTGGGACCACCTGACATTCGGAACGTCGGAGACGACCGTTGGAGACCGCGACTTCGGCGACCAGAGCGCGTCAACGATGGTGTCCGAACGGATTCTCCCCTGGTTCGACCACCACCTCAAGGGCGAAGAGACCGGGGCCACGAGGTACCCCGATGTCGAATACTTCCAGATGGGAGACGACGAGTGGCGCGAAGACACTCGGTGGCCGCCGGATCACGAGCCGACGACGTATTTCTTGACGAGCGACGACGGAGCGAACTCGAGACACGGCGACGGAAAACTGACCGAGTCGTCCGTAAAGTCCGGTTCAACCGTCGATAGTTACGAGTACGATCCCACAGATCCGGTTCCCTCTGTCGGCGGTCCAGTATTGAACCCAGCGGTCGTTCCGCCGGGGGTCAGGGATCAATCTACTGTCGAGGAACGCGCGGACGTGCTCGTCTACACGTCCGAAGCACTGCCGGAGCCGGTTTCTGTCGCCGGGCAACCGTCGGTCGCGCTTTTCGCCTCGAGTTCCGCACCGGACACCGACTTCACGGCGAAACTCGTCGACGTCGAGCCCGACGGATACGCCGCGAACATCACCGAAGGCGTCGTCCGCGCTCGCTACCGCGAGTCGCTTGAGGACCCGTCGTTCATGACGCCGGGAACCGTCTACGAGTTCGACCTCGACCTCTGGCCGACCGCACACACGTTCGCTCAGGGCCATCGCATCCGATTGGAACTGAGTAGCAGCAACTTTCCGCGGTTCGACCGCAATCCGAACGCAGAAATCGACGAGATTTCGAAAGCGACCGAAGACGACGTACAGTCTGCGACACAGCAGGTACTCCACGACGAGGACCGACGTTCTCGGCTGACGCTTCCAGTCGTCGATTGA
- a CDS encoding long-chain fatty acid--CoA ligase, whose amino-acid sequence MKDYELTLQVMLDRAVSQFGHKEIVSEEEDGTTHRYTYNEAADRMAQLANALDELGLEMGSRASVMAINHHRHYELYFGLSCSGRSIHMTNHMLPDEHIVEIVNEAEDEVVFVDPAFVETVENVADQFETVEHYVVLDDEVPETDLEPIQSYEELLDGHETDYEWPEIDEEREAGICYTSGTTGLPKGVAYTHRNIYLHTLTHSHIDVFKISENDAVMPVVPMYHVNGWGLPYTATLCGSKLVLPGPKTDSEQIAELIDREGVTITAAVPTVWREMASFYDEREDIELESLDRVLTGGSSPPEWLMEKFDKEIGAPIYQGYGMTEAAPNLVNTMTTTEVKEELDESGQYQQQMKPGLPAPGVQIRLRDQNGEEVPHDGESSGEIQARAPWLIDEYYNRPEATAESFTDDGWFKSGDVGTIDEYGYIEVVDRLDDIIKSGGEWISSIELENELMAHDAVEEATVISVEHEKWDERPVAYVVASADDVSGDELRAHLRERYPKWWMPDKIVFVEEIPKTTTGKFNKKVLREDFDEEYDGLPLEE is encoded by the coding sequence ATGAAAGACTACGAACTCACGCTGCAGGTCATGCTCGATCGGGCGGTCTCCCAGTTCGGCCACAAGGAGATCGTCTCGGAGGAAGAAGACGGAACGACCCATCGCTACACGTACAACGAGGCGGCGGATCGAATGGCTCAGCTCGCGAACGCGCTCGACGAACTCGGCCTCGAGATGGGCAGCCGGGCGTCGGTGATGGCGATCAACCACCACCGCCACTACGAGCTCTACTTCGGGTTGTCCTGTAGCGGCCGGAGCATCCACATGACGAACCACATGCTCCCCGACGAGCACATCGTCGAGATCGTCAACGAGGCCGAAGACGAGGTCGTCTTCGTCGATCCAGCGTTCGTCGAGACCGTCGAGAACGTCGCGGATCAGTTCGAGACCGTCGAGCACTACGTCGTCCTCGACGACGAGGTGCCCGAGACAGACCTCGAGCCGATCCAGTCCTACGAGGAGCTCCTCGACGGTCACGAGACCGACTACGAGTGGCCGGAGATCGACGAGGAACGGGAGGCGGGCATCTGCTACACCTCCGGGACGACCGGACTCCCGAAGGGCGTCGCCTACACCCATCGGAACATCTACCTGCACACGCTGACCCACAGCCACATCGACGTCTTCAAAATCAGCGAGAACGACGCCGTCATGCCCGTCGTGCCGATGTACCACGTCAACGGCTGGGGCCTGCCCTACACCGCGACGCTGTGTGGCTCGAAACTCGTGTTGCCGGGGCCGAAGACCGACTCCGAGCAGATCGCCGAACTGATCGATCGGGAGGGCGTCACAATCACCGCCGCCGTCCCGACGGTCTGGCGCGAGATGGCCAGCTTCTACGACGAGCGCGAGGACATCGAACTCGAGAGCTTAGATCGGGTCCTGACCGGCGGCAGTTCGCCCCCAGAGTGGCTCATGGAGAAGTTCGACAAGGAGATCGGCGCGCCGATCTACCAGGGCTACGGGATGACCGAGGCCGCGCCGAACCTCGTGAACACCATGACCACCACCGAGGTCAAGGAGGAATTAGACGAGAGCGGCCAGTATCAACAGCAGATGAAACCAGGACTGCCCGCTCCAGGCGTGCAGATCCGCCTGCGCGACCAGAACGGCGAGGAGGTCCCCCACGACGGGGAATCCTCCGGCGAGATCCAGGCCCGCGCGCCCTGGCTCATCGACGAGTACTACAACCGACCGGAGGCCACGGCCGAGTCGTTCACCGACGACGGCTGGTTCAAGAGCGGCGACGTCGGCACCATCGACGAGTACGGCTACATAGAGGTCGTCGACCGACTCGACGACATCATCAAGAGCGGCGGCGAGTGGATCTCCTCGATCGAACTCGAGAACGAACTGATGGCCCACGACGCGGTCGAGGAGGCGACGGTCATCAGCGTCGAACACGAGAAGTGGGACGAACGACCGGTCGCCTACGTCGTCGCGTCCGCAGATGACGTGAGCGGCGACGAACTCCGAGCGCACCTCCGCGAGCGCTATCCGAAGTGGTGGATGCCCGATAAGATCGTCTTCGTCGAGGAGATCCCGAAGACGACGACCGGGAAGTTCAACAAGAAGGTCCTGCGCGAGGACTTCGACGAGGAGTACGACGGACTGCCACTCGAGGAGTAA